A DNA window from Mesotoga sp. BH458_6_3_2_1 contains the following coding sequences:
- a CDS encoding PP2C family protein-serine/threonine phosphatase: MSRILVVDDDLSVRVLLKSILARDEHEVVESADGKSAFSSLSKGKPDMILLDLMLPDYNGLDILNELKQDRELESIPVIVLTGSADRESKLTALGSGAVDFISKPFLPEEVILRVNTQLKLHDLIKSLRIAVDNLESDVLAAGKIQNALVPQSNPQGLAVEWIYEPSYRVGGDIFDVFKLSDNRFFVYLADMSGHGVNAAMLSVMVHRFIEDFRIGMGDRDFDLGVFMKELDKSFVFERFNLFFTIVSLIVDLEEGIVLLSNAGHPSPLIQRNGSVELLDRQREGLVGINMIRGDVAKIPFLSGDRLLLYTDGLIEVMNEGGEMFGEDRLIDLVKSCSKIDIKRTSGRLKDSYESFKGDALAEDDITALLIEF; this comes from the coding sequence ATGAGCAGAATACTGGTGGTGGACGATGACCTGTCGGTAAGGGTTCTACTGAAATCGATACTCGCAAGAGACGAACATGAAGTGGTAGAAAGTGCAGATGGCAAATCGGCGTTTTCCTCACTATCAAAGGGGAAGCCAGATATGATCTTGCTGGATCTCATGTTGCCTGACTACAACGGACTGGATATTCTCAACGAGCTGAAGCAAGATCGAGAACTTGAATCTATTCCCGTTATTGTCCTTACGGGATCTGCCGACCGGGAAAGCAAACTTACCGCGCTTGGTTCTGGTGCAGTTGATTTCATCTCTAAGCCCTTTCTTCCTGAAGAGGTTATTCTCAGAGTGAATACCCAACTGAAGCTTCATGATCTTATAAAGTCATTGAGAATTGCGGTGGACAATCTTGAAAGCGATGTTCTGGCAGCGGGAAAGATACAGAACGCGTTAGTGCCCCAGAGTAATCCACAGGGCTTGGCCGTTGAGTGGATCTATGAACCTTCTTATAGAGTTGGTGGGGACATATTCGATGTTTTCAAATTGAGTGACAATCGTTTCTTTGTATATCTCGCAGATATGTCGGGTCACGGAGTGAATGCCGCAATGCTTTCTGTAATGGTCCACAGGTTCATTGAGGATTTCAGAATTGGTATGGGGGATAGGGATTTCGACCTTGGCGTTTTCATGAAGGAGCTCGACAAGAGCTTTGTATTCGAGAGATTCAACCTTTTCTTCACAATCGTTTCGTTAATCGTGGATCTTGAGGAAGGCATTGTCCTTCTTTCAAATGCAGGACACCCATCGCCATTAATTCAAAGAAATGGGTCTGTCGAATTACTTGACAGACAGAGAGAAGGTCTGGTCGGTATAAATATGATTCGGGGAGACGTTGCAAAGATCCCTTTTCTTAGCGGAGATCGGCTGTTGCTGTACACTGACGGACTGATAGAAGTAATGAATGAAGGCGGTGAAATGTTCGGTGAGGATAGACTGATAGATCTGGTGAAAAGCTGTTCTAAAATCGATATCAAAAGAACCTCTGGGCGTTTGAAAGATTCATATGAGAGTTTTAAAGGTGATGCGCTTGCCGAAGACGATATTACGGCGCTGCTAATAGAATTCTAG
- a CDS encoding STAS domain-containing protein, whose protein sequence is MFEFRLAKDEIGVISLEKRARITGETSSNFRKWQDTVDLKSCSRVILDGTNIEFIDSMGIAALISIYKTIAAEGNDLVLVNLSEEIKKLLNTLRLDRLFIVKDCSVEEAVKNSC, encoded by the coding sequence ATGTTTGAGTTCAGGTTGGCGAAAGATGAGATCGGCGTGATTTCTCTCGAGAAGAGGGCGAGAATTACGGGAGAAACGTCTTCAAACTTTAGAAAGTGGCAGGATACAGTAGATTTGAAGAGCTGTTCGAGAGTAATTCTTGATGGGACTAATATCGAATTTATTGATTCGATGGGCATTGCCGCTCTCATAAGTATTTATAAGACTATTGCGGCGGAGGGTAATGATCTGGTTCTGGTGAATCTCTCTGAGGAGATTAAGAAACTGCTTAACACACTGAGGCTTGACAGGCTGTTTATCGTTAAGGACTGCAGCGTTGAAGAAGCTGTCAAGAATTCGTGCTGA
- a CDS encoding ATP-binding protein — protein sequence MGEKNYSFMIEPNLGKIDAFSAKVSDIVRKNMGNENGFRAGLIVIEACSNIVKHGELDEEDRISVDLTIGEDRVTITIEDTSKEFNPLEVDEPDLEDIELLQKGGMGVYLIRRFSRGIEYSYEDGKNILRITI from the coding sequence ATGGGTGAGAAGAACTACAGCTTCATGATCGAGCCCAATTTAGGCAAGATAGATGCTTTTTCTGCGAAGGTATCCGATATAGTCAGAAAAAACATGGGCAACGAAAACGGTTTCAGAGCCGGGCTCATAGTTATCGAGGCTTGTTCTAACATAGTGAAGCATGGAGAACTTGACGAAGAAGACCGCATATCTGTCGATCTCACTATTGGAGAAGACAGAGTGACTATCACTATCGAAGATACTTCCAAAGAGTTCAATCCCCTAGAGGTCGATGAGCCAGACCTCGAGGATATCGAGCTCCTTCAAAAAGGCGGAATGGGAGTTTACCTCATTAGAAGGTTTTCGAGAGGGATAGAATACTCTTACGAAGACGGCAAGAATATACTGAGAATAACAATTTGA
- a CDS encoding ABC-F family ATP-binding cassette domain-containing protein codes for MITLLRIYNLSISFGSVDVLKKISFDLAAGEVLAVTGANGAGKSTLLKSIIGEITPSDGKITIEQGIKPLLVNQETSDFHGTVKEYLLGAREELFDIYEKLGGSVNDPMAYAELINEFHNVGGFEFETKISSSLNEFGIDVDNLDFPYMNLSHGQKRILSLIRGVLSGSNLFLLDEPTNHLDIEMTLRLEEIITSLSERGVGVIVVSHDRRFIDKVAHKTICLKRGEAVGVRGGYSEMLAHLERDFLSRQKTSEEISKKIRQLELDATRRKSWSNSREASKRFASDKGHEGHMAAKLAKRALAVQKRTERLIGELECEKPFVEKPVNVRIPKYGVPKRKMVMVESLSFSYGENEVIREASVNIDTSDRVGLIGPNGSGKTTLIKCLVGILELSSGKIYRNESVNWMYIPQNVAELFERKTPYEEIADLELEEPAVRSHLANIGLKRERAFSEIKTMSYGELMRLALLKSLLSKVEFIFMDEPTNHLDIESLEVLDKLLNDFSGGFFFISHDRQFIAEHGEKIVTIEEGMLKSFEYSEEIDIDSFTRTKEILADSYDESIFRRSSKNLLHKSEEED; via the coding sequence GTGATCACTTTGCTTCGAATATACAATCTTTCAATTTCCTTTGGAAGTGTAGACGTTCTTAAGAAAATCAGTTTCGATCTCGCTGCAGGAGAGGTTTTGGCTGTCACCGGGGCAAACGGTGCCGGCAAGTCGACTCTCCTAAAATCAATTATAGGTGAAATCACTCCCTCGGATGGGAAAATAACTATAGAGCAAGGTATCAAACCGCTTCTTGTGAACCAGGAGACGTCAGACTTTCATGGGACAGTGAAGGAGTATCTTCTCGGGGCGAGAGAAGAGCTCTTCGATATCTACGAGAAATTGGGTGGGTCTGTAAATGATCCTATGGCTTATGCGGAACTCATAAATGAATTTCATAATGTTGGGGGATTCGAGTTCGAAACGAAGATTTCTTCATCTCTAAATGAGTTTGGTATCGATGTTGACAACCTGGATTTCCCGTACATGAATCTTTCCCATGGGCAGAAGAGAATTCTCTCACTGATTAGGGGAGTTCTCTCCGGTTCGAATCTTTTCTTGCTTGACGAGCCGACAAACCATCTCGATATAGAAATGACCTTGAGACTTGAAGAGATCATTACCTCACTAAGCGAGAGAGGTGTTGGAGTTATTGTAGTGAGCCATGACAGGAGATTCATCGACAAAGTCGCTCACAAGACGATCTGTCTGAAAAGGGGAGAGGCAGTAGGAGTTCGAGGAGGTTATTCTGAGATGCTGGCGCATCTTGAAAGAGATTTCCTCTCAAGACAGAAGACAAGTGAAGAAATAAGTAAGAAGATACGCCAACTGGAACTCGATGCGACCAGGAGAAAGAGCTGGTCCAATTCAAGAGAGGCTTCAAAGAGATTTGCAAGCGATAAAGGCCATGAAGGACATATGGCGGCCAAACTAGCCAAACGGGCGTTAGCCGTACAGAAAAGGACTGAAAGACTGATCGGTGAACTGGAGTGCGAAAAACCGTTTGTTGAGAAGCCAGTTAATGTCAGGATTCCCAAATATGGAGTTCCGAAAAGAAAAATGGTCATGGTGGAGAGCCTGTCGTTCTCTTACGGAGAAAATGAAGTCATAAGGGAGGCCTCTGTTAACATAGACACTTCCGATAGAGTCGGTCTCATTGGGCCGAATGGTTCGGGGAAAACAACTCTGATTAAATGCCTTGTAGGAATTCTGGAACTATCGAGTGGCAAAATCTACAGAAATGAGAGTGTAAACTGGATGTACATTCCACAGAATGTCGCAGAACTCTTCGAAAGAAAAACTCCCTATGAAGAAATTGCCGACCTTGAACTGGAAGAGCCCGCAGTAAGAAGTCACCTGGCCAATATCGGTCTCAAGAGAGAGAGGGCTTTCTCGGAGATTAAAACGATGAGCTATGGAGAGTTGATGAGGCTTGCCTTACTAAAATCTCTTCTTTCAAAGGTTGAGTTCATCTTCATGGACGAGCCAACCAATCATTTGGATATTGAATCTCTCGAAGTACTTGACAAACTTCTAAACGACTTCTCGGGAGGGTTTTTCTTCATTAGTCACGACAGGCAGTTCATTGCAGAACATGGCGAAAAAATTGTCACCATTGAAGAAGGTATGCTGAAGAGCTTCGAGTATTCGGAGGAAATTGATATCGATTCCTTTACCCGCACAAAAGAGATTCTTGCGGACTCCTACGATGAGTCGATCTTCAGGAGAAGCTCAAAAAATCTCCTTCATAAGTCTGAGGAAGAAGATTGA
- a CDS encoding MFS transporter, translated as MNNTVERMKSNIKKNYLFSFLMNMRLSSGLWMIYMAFKGMSLTQIGFLEGIFHVTSLMMEVPTGSVADLFGRKLSRTIGRCLSLASILVLIGATSFFHFTIFMVLAALSYNLESGSGEALVYDSLKYLKTEENFISVLGRQEAIFQVSSVAALLLGGFLGTYNYHYAFWVSAGIIAFSAVYSLSFTEPPILESVGRNSKTFRGFLKQIADSFSIIARDRKVAFLIFFVQTILAFSACIFFYIQNYWKGLGRTEFQIGIYLAAGSFLAGLVAMKVQRLSHLLKEKKVLIILPLISVASMWGVALCSNKLPFFMVVTMIEAMLFVAGNDYINKLIPSKSRATIISFASMMYSLVMIVFFPIFGRIADTVSFGVAFISLAVMASCLYVLSMYLLKKIG; from the coding sequence ATGAATAATACGGTTGAGCGAATGAAAAGCAACATAAAGAAGAATTATTTATTCTCTTTCCTTATGAACATGAGACTGTCGAGCGGTCTATGGATGATCTACATGGCCTTCAAGGGAATGAGTTTGACGCAGATCGGTTTCCTTGAAGGAATATTCCACGTGACCTCTTTGATGATGGAGGTCCCTACCGGGTCTGTAGCAGACTTGTTCGGTAGAAAGCTCAGCAGAACTATTGGTAGATGTCTCTCTCTTGCGAGTATTCTGGTGTTGATCGGTGCGACCAGCTTCTTTCATTTCACCATTTTCATGGTACTAGCTGCTCTTTCGTATAACCTGGAATCGGGTTCTGGAGAGGCTCTTGTATATGATTCTCTCAAATATCTGAAAACTGAAGAGAATTTCATATCGGTTCTTGGGAGGCAGGAGGCCATATTTCAAGTGTCTTCAGTTGCGGCGCTTCTACTAGGCGGGTTCCTGGGAACGTACAATTATCACTATGCATTTTGGGTTTCCGCCGGGATCATCGCATTTTCGGCGGTCTATTCTCTTTCGTTCACAGAACCACCAATCCTCGAGTCTGTGGGCCGTAACTCAAAAACCTTCCGGGGCTTCCTGAAGCAAATTGCTGATAGCTTCTCAATAATCGCTAGAGATAGAAAGGTTGCATTTCTTATCTTTTTTGTTCAGACAATACTTGCATTCAGTGCCTGCATATTCTTTTACATTCAGAACTACTGGAAAGGACTTGGCCGTACCGAGTTCCAGATTGGCATATACCTCGCGGCCGGTTCGTTTCTAGCCGGATTAGTGGCCATGAAGGTTCAGAGGCTATCTCATCTGCTGAAGGAGAAGAAAGTCCTAATCATACTGCCTCTAATCTCCGTCGCATCCATGTGGGGTGTGGCTCTTTGTTCAAACAAGTTACCCTTCTTCATGGTTGTAACCATGATTGAAGCTATGTTGTTTGTAGCGGGTAACGACTACATAAACAAGCTGATTCCATCCAAGAGCAGGGCAACGATAATATCCTTTGCAAGCATGATGTACAGCTTAGTAATGATAGTTTTCTTCCCCATCTTCGGAAGAATTGCTGACACAGTCTCGTTTGGAGTTGCTTTTATCTCATTGGCTGTTATGGCAAGCTGTCTTTATGTGCTTAGTATGTATCTACTCAAGAAGATCGGATGA
- a CDS encoding ABC transporter ATP-binding protein → MKKGILEIHNLRKHYRLRRTRLLKKPGSIKALNGVSLSISKGESFGLVGESGCGKSTAAYTIVGLLKPTEGRILFKGNDVTSLNRDQKREFRKKVQLIFQDTSGSLNPKGTVEWILREPLRAMGMQKKEIKELILESMNLVGLDKDLLGRFPHELSGGQKQRVGIMNALILNPEVVIADEPISSLDVSIQAQILNLMNDLQERLSLTYLFISHDLNVVHYFCDRIAVMYLGEIVELSESEELYRSPLHPYTQSLLSAIPGETGHKLERIILEGDAPSPLNPPTGCFFHPRCFRRMAICSSVKPQMTEVTKDHFVSCHLY, encoded by the coding sequence ATGAAGAAAGGTATTCTGGAGATTCACAACCTTAGAAAACATTACAGGCTGAGAAGAACCCGATTGCTGAAGAAGCCGGGATCGATCAAGGCACTTAACGGAGTTTCCTTAAGCATTTCTAAAGGAGAATCTTTCGGACTTGTTGGTGAGTCAGGTTGTGGAAAATCAACGGCCGCCTATACAATCGTGGGGCTTTTAAAACCGACGGAGGGGAGGATCCTCTTCAAAGGCAATGATGTCACTTCGCTGAATAGAGATCAGAAACGGGAATTCAGAAAGAAGGTTCAGCTAATCTTTCAAGACACTTCCGGTTCCTTGAATCCAAAAGGAACAGTCGAATGGATACTGAGAGAACCTTTGAGAGCAATGGGAATGCAGAAGAAAGAGATAAAAGAATTGATTTTGGAGAGTATGAACCTTGTCGGACTGGACAAGGATCTGTTGGGGAGATTTCCTCACGAGCTTTCTGGAGGTCAAAAACAACGCGTAGGAATAATGAACGCATTAATTCTGAATCCTGAAGTCGTAATAGCCGATGAACCGATTTCTTCCCTCGATGTCTCTATTCAGGCACAAATTCTTAACCTTATGAACGACCTTCAGGAGAGGCTTTCTCTGACCTATCTCTTCATTTCCCATGATTTGAACGTTGTTCATTACTTCTGCGACAGAATAGCCGTCATGTATCTTGGCGAAATCGTTGAGCTCTCCGAATCTGAAGAGCTATATAGATCACCGCTTCACCCATATACTCAGTCCCTCCTTTCGGCAATTCCCGGTGAAACCGGTCACAAGCTTGAAAGAATAATACTTGAAGGTGATGCTCCCAGTCCCTTGAATCCCCCAACTGGATGCTTCTTTCACCCCAGATGTTTCAGAAGAATGGCGATTTGTTCGAGTGTGAAGCCGCAAATGACCGAGGTAACGAAAGATCACTTTGTAAGCTGTCACCTTTACTAA